A genomic stretch from Sporocytophaga myxococcoides includes:
- a CDS encoding group III truncated hemoglobin has translation MNDISNKNDIKTLVDRFYEKVNSDELLSPIFNGHAEVDWPEHLPTMYDFWNSLLFGSMEYKGQPFPKHMTLPVTKEHFERWIQLFTATLEENFEGPKADEALSRAMNIARVFMTKMALL, from the coding sequence ATGAACGACATCTCCAACAAAAACGATATCAAGACATTAGTTGACCGCTTTTATGAAAAAGTAAACAGTGATGAATTGCTGTCACCTATATTTAACGGTCATGCTGAAGTGGACTGGCCGGAACACCTTCCTACTATGTATGATTTCTGGAACAGCCTTCTTTTTGGTTCTATGGAATATAAAGGACAACCCTTTCCAAAACATATGACTCTGCCTGTAACAAAAGAGCATTTCGAAAGATGGATACAGTTATTTACTGCTACACTGGAGGAAAATTTTGAAGGCCCTAAGGCAGATGAAGCCCTGTCAAGAGCCATGAACATTGCCCGAGTATTCATGACAAAAATGGCCTTATTGTAA
- a CDS encoding alkaline phosphatase family protein, whose protein sequence is MRKIYTVLFFYILFISSVFSQKRIVFIGVDGLGSRILKKANTPVWDSLATMGSYSYNVNAVLPTLSNPNWASLLMGVSTKDHQIKDNKWRKSDFKDHFFCNQEKGNTVPTIFKVMRDRYPDENIVVFHEWKEFTELIEFNTLTYSYHEKGSGLILKASDYIIKEKPLLTFIHLDLVDKAGHTYGYRSNQYKTAVERADSLTGVILEKMREGNALDSTIFIITSDHGFNGKGHGGRSKKLREVPLILAGVGIPVGLRLPDRLHNYDLPVTLASILNCTIPGCWKGEVIKALMELPDNKNKLQ, encoded by the coding sequence ATGAGGAAAATTTATACCGTTTTGTTTTTTTATATTCTCTTTATTTCATCTGTTTTCAGTCAGAAGAGAATAGTTTTTATAGGAGTTGACGGGTTGGGTTCAAGAATACTGAAAAAAGCCAATACACCGGTGTGGGATAGTCTCGCTACTATGGGCTCGTATTCATACAATGTCAATGCAGTACTGCCCACTTTGAGTAATCCTAATTGGGCCTCATTGCTTATGGGGGTATCTACCAAAGATCATCAGATAAAGGATAATAAATGGAGAAAATCAGATTTTAAAGACCATTTTTTTTGCAATCAGGAGAAGGGAAATACTGTACCCACTATATTCAAAGTTATGAGAGATAGATACCCTGATGAAAATATAGTTGTGTTTCATGAGTGGAAAGAATTTACAGAACTAATAGAGTTTAATACTTTAACTTATAGTTATCATGAGAAAGGAAGTGGACTAATATTAAAAGCTTCTGATTATATAATTAAAGAAAAGCCATTGCTGACCTTTATTCATTTGGACCTTGTTGATAAAGCCGGCCATACTTATGGATATCGTAGTAATCAGTATAAAACTGCTGTCGAAAGAGCTGACTCACTTACGGGAGTTATACTTGAAAAGATGAGGGAAGGAAATGCGCTGGATAGTACAATTTTTATTATTACTTCAGATCATGGATTTAATGGAAAAGGGCATGGAGGCAGATCAAAGAAGTTAAGAGAGGTTCCTTTGATTTTAGCAGGTGTCGGAATTCCGGTTGGATTAAGGCTTCCGGATAGATTGCATAATTATGATCTTCCTGTTACGCTTGCCAGTATTCTAAACTGTACGATTCCTGGCTGCTGGAAGGGAGAGGTAATTAAGGCATTGATGGAATTGCCTGATAATAAAAATAAGTTACAATAA
- a CDS encoding T9SS type A sorting domain-containing protein, with protein MKPLETFVKKIVLIFITIILHNGPTFSQICSSVSSGTNLVKNGDFSQGYADWTYTSDPSRTNGYLKFDPPATQNFSSPGFIHVGSNPSVFNSAFNAALTDHSPSADNNMLMVDGICVPGIKLWQQSGIVVEPNTNYYFSVWINALKNNNDPPGTLRFTVGTTDLPTTISAPTTSGTWVKYEAVWNSGTSSGPTTISIENTTTTGCDQYVDFAIDDISFIPGCAYGAPGPQPNLGADRTICGTGGSITLDAAIPHNSTTSVTWSDGPSGMGMSAPYSRVITAPGTYTVCVSDNGSCPKSDQIVILNTFTVDIPNLSLCDPASVTLDAGHAGVGVKYKWYKGFPTRAGGNDSSKTFFVNTPGTYRVDVIDPTCGTVSDISVITTTAPVPQNTIFCPVKNATVSVTPANSGKYKWWNSPTGTAPANLLQKGGNTYTFSASATSDYTFYVEDTSSFKATIGPSLASTGSFTGFGQRGVQNETKFVFDAITPFVIDSVWMYVIVYGCPTTMAFNIVNSSGTIIPGGSVTYSYPTGAGCTAGGTWQWVKVPANVSVPAGTGYRIEYAEPAPNNHDMGWYNGGMTWGTTYASSVRFVGPMSGQPASSVPGMWRWAISAGTPCARVPVKAIYECTLPIEFLNFAAKGIKNGVEVIWSTAWENNSNNFIVERSVDGISFQKIGTVQASGNTSLVTNYSFVDKNPVSSVAYYRIVEVDTDGSQTTSKMVAVNFENLFFSVYPNPAKDVLTIQSMVNENQELVISIQNSFGNTVYQNSRTDLKSDDGLAVDISGFPSGLYFVMIEAGNIQKVYKVIVE; from the coding sequence ATGAAACCCCTCGAAACTTTCGTGAAAAAAATTGTTTTGATTTTTATCACGATAATATTACATAATGGTCCTACCTTTTCCCAGATTTGTTCATCTGTCTCCAGCGGAACCAATCTTGTAAAAAACGGCGATTTCTCTCAGGGATATGCTGACTGGACTTATACCAGCGATCCATCCCGAACAAATGGTTACCTTAAGTTTGACCCTCCGGCTACTCAAAACTTTTCTTCTCCTGGTTTTATCCATGTGGGAAGTAACCCAAGTGTATTTAACTCAGCATTCAATGCAGCTTTAACAGATCACTCTCCTTCTGCAGATAATAATATGTTAATGGTAGACGGTATTTGTGTGCCGGGAATTAAACTCTGGCAGCAAAGCGGAATTGTTGTTGAGCCTAATACAAACTATTATTTCAGTGTCTGGATAAACGCATTAAAGAATAATAATGATCCTCCTGGTACTTTGCGGTTTACTGTTGGTACCACGGACTTACCAACAACTATTTCAGCACCTACTACAAGTGGAACATGGGTTAAATACGAAGCAGTCTGGAATTCAGGTACATCGTCTGGCCCTACGACTATTAGTATTGAAAATACTACAACTACAGGTTGTGATCAATATGTTGACTTTGCAATTGATGATATTTCGTTTATTCCTGGTTGTGCATATGGAGCTCCAGGTCCTCAGCCAAATCTGGGTGCAGATAGGACTATTTGTGGTACTGGTGGTTCAATTACTCTTGATGCTGCTATTCCTCATAATTCAACAACATCAGTTACCTGGTCAGATGGTCCTTCCGGAATGGGCATGTCTGCTCCTTATTCAAGGGTAATAACTGCCCCCGGTACTTATACCGTTTGTGTCTCTGATAATGGATCTTGTCCAAAATCTGATCAGATTGTTATATTAAATACTTTTACTGTGGATATTCCTAATCTTAGTTTATGCGATCCGGCTTCTGTTACACTAGATGCCGGACATGCAGGGGTTGGGGTTAAATATAAATGGTATAAAGGATTTCCGACACGTGCAGGTGGTAATGATTCTTCGAAGACTTTCTTTGTAAATACTCCAGGCACCTATAGGGTCGATGTTATAGATCCAACTTGTGGTACTGTATCAGACATTTCTGTCATTACGACAACTGCTCCTGTACCTCAGAATACAATATTTTGTCCGGTAAAAAATGCAACAGTTTCAGTGACTCCTGCAAATAGCGGTAAATATAAGTGGTGGAACAGTCCAACAGGAACTGCTCCTGCTAACCTGCTTCAGAAAGGAGGAAATACATATACCTTCTCTGCATCCGCAACTTCTGACTATACTTTTTATGTAGAAGATACCTCTTCATTTAAGGCAACAATAGGGCCTTCTTTGGCTTCTACCGGCTCTTTCACTGGTTTTGGCCAGCGTGGAGTACAAAATGAAACTAAGTTTGTCTTTGATGCAATAACACCATTTGTGATAGATTCTGTCTGGATGTATGTAATAGTTTATGGTTGTCCCACGACCATGGCTTTTAATATTGTAAATTCATCTGGTACTATAATACCTGGGGGATCTGTAACTTATAGTTATCCTACTGGCGCTGGTTGTACAGCAGGTGGAACATGGCAATGGGTAAAAGTACCTGCAAATGTTTCAGTACCGGCAGGGACAGGATATAGAATTGAATATGCTGAACCGGCTCCAAATAATCATGATATGGGATGGTATAATGGTGGTATGACATGGGGAACAACATATGCGTCTTCTGTCAGATTTGTCGGACCGATGTCTGGTCAGCCTGCCTCTTCTGTTCCTGGTATGTGGAGATGGGCAATATCTGCGGGCACTCCATGTGCCCGTGTACCGGTAAAAGCTATCTACGAATGTACGTTGCCTATAGAATTCCTGAATTTTGCTGCTAAAGGCATCAAAAATGGAGTTGAAGTAATCTGGAGTACAGCCTGGGAAAATAATAGTAATAACTTTATTGTAGAAAGATCTGTAGATGGTATATCCTTCCAGAAAATAGGTACTGTTCAGGCAAGTGGCAATACTTCATTGGTTACTAATTATTCCTTTGTTGACAAAAATCCTGTAAGTTCCGTAGCTTATTACAGAATCGTAGAAGTTGACACTGACGGAAGTCAAACAACAAGTAAGATGGTAGCTGTAAATTTTGAAAACCTGTTTTTCTCAGTTTATCCTAACCCCGCGAAGGATGTGTTGACTATTCAATCAATGGTAAACGAAAATCAGGAACTGGTGATAAGCATTCAAAACTCTTTTGGAAATACAGTGTACCAGAATAGCAGAACAGATCTGAAATCAGATGACGGTCTCGCTGTCGATATCTCAGGTTTTCCAAGTGGTTTGTATTTTGTAATGATAGAGGCAGGAAATATTCAAAAGGTATATAAAGTAATTGTAGAGTAA
- a CDS encoding asparaginase, which produces MQISFLEMFTPKVELHISPQAQGRMLIIYTGGTMGMHYDPMVRSLVPFDFSDIISTLPELGRFNLTLELISFVKPIDSSNMKPSHWIALVELIYQQYQEYDGFVILHGTDTMAYTASAVSFMMENLNKPVIFTGAQLPLSEVRSDARENLVTAIEIAAARKNGKPIVKEVCIYFNHALMRGNRSKKLQSSHFDAFLSENYPNLAEAGISIEFNEAVLYSPPDKPFRIYTKLDSNVLIVKLFPGITKEVVECLFNTSGLKGVVLETFGSGNAPTDAWLEDILKNASKKGIVVLNVSQCIGGTVFQGRYDTSRHLEKSGVISGKNITTEAAITKMMFVLANKPFSENVKASLEDSMRGEMD; this is translated from the coding sequence ATGCAGATAAGCTTTTTGGAAATGTTTACTCCTAAGGTAGAACTTCATATCAGCCCTCAAGCTCAGGGGCGGATGCTTATCATATATACTGGAGGTACCATGGGAATGCATTATGATCCTATGGTCAGAAGCTTAGTGCCATTCGATTTTTCTGATATCATCTCGACATTGCCTGAATTAGGTAGATTCAATCTGACTCTGGAGTTGATATCTTTCGTGAAACCGATTGATTCGAGCAATATGAAGCCCTCGCACTGGATTGCATTGGTAGAGCTTATTTATCAGCAATATCAGGAGTATGATGGTTTCGTGATTTTGCACGGAACGGATACAATGGCTTATACAGCTTCTGCCGTGAGTTTCATGATGGAAAATCTTAATAAGCCCGTAATCTTTACTGGTGCTCAGCTTCCTTTGTCTGAGGTTAGGTCAGATGCAAGAGAAAACCTTGTGACAGCCATAGAAATTGCAGCAGCAAGAAAAAATGGTAAACCGATTGTCAAAGAGGTTTGTATTTACTTTAATCATGCATTAATGCGTGGCAACAGGTCAAAGAAACTTCAGAGCAGCCATTTTGACGCTTTCTTATCAGAAAATTACCCTAATCTTGCAGAGGCTGGAATTTCAATAGAGTTTAATGAAGCAGTTTTGTATAGCCCTCCTGACAAGCCTTTTAGAATATATACGAAGCTAGATTCCAATGTCCTTATAGTTAAACTATTTCCTGGGATTACCAAAGAGGTAGTAGAATGTCTTTTCAATACTTCAGGTTTGAAAGGTGTTGTTCTGGAAACTTTTGGATCTGGCAATGCTCCGACGGATGCATGGCTTGAAGATATTTTAAAAAATGCATCAAAGAAGGGGATTGTAGTTTTAAATGTAAGTCAGTGTATTGGAGGAACTGTTTTTCAGGGAAGGTATGATACAAGCAGACACCTGGAAAAATCCGGAGTAATCAGTGGTAAAAATATTACTACAGAAGCTGCCATTACTAAAATGATGTTTGTGCTTGCTAATAAGCCTTTTAGCGAAAATGTAAAAGCCTCTTTAGAAGATTCAATGAGAGGTGAGATGGATTAA
- a CDS encoding TatD family hydrolase: MDFTYIDTHAHIYAEEFEKDTTDVLEKARASGLKKLFMPNVDLQSIDRMLEMEHKYPDLCMPMMGLHPCYVKKDFEKDLYEIEAWLNKRKFAAVGEIGIDLYWDTTHKDWQEEAFAIQIQLAARHNLPISIHCRNSYRETMDLLLKVKSDHQTGVFHCFTGEKKDIDEINEIGFYIGIGGVITFKNSGLDKVLESAELCNIVLETDAPYLAPVPYRGKRNEPGYIPLVIKKLAEVKRCSEEEVARVTSENADKLFGNVYS, encoded by the coding sequence ATGGATTTTACTTATATCGATACTCACGCGCATATATATGCTGAAGAGTTTGAAAAGGACACTACAGATGTACTTGAAAAAGCAAGAGCATCTGGTCTTAAAAAACTCTTTATGCCAAACGTGGATTTGCAAAGCATAGACAGGATGCTTGAAATGGAACATAAGTATCCGGATCTTTGCATGCCAATGATGGGGCTACATCCATGCTACGTGAAGAAAGATTTTGAAAAAGATCTTTATGAAATTGAAGCCTGGCTGAATAAAAGAAAATTTGCTGCTGTAGGAGAGATCGGCATAGATCTATACTGGGATACAACTCATAAAGATTGGCAGGAGGAAGCATTTGCTATTCAGATCCAATTGGCAGCCAGACATAACTTACCTATATCAATCCATTGCCGCAATTCCTACAGAGAAACCATGGATTTGCTATTGAAGGTTAAATCAGATCACCAGACAGGGGTATTTCATTGTTTTACCGGTGAAAAGAAAGATATCGATGAAATAAATGAAATCGGATTTTACATTGGAATAGGCGGAGTTATTACTTTTAAAAATAGCGGTCTTGATAAGGTGTTGGAATCAGCAGAACTCTGCAATATAGTGCTGGAAACGGATGCCCCTTATCTGGCGCCTGTTCCGTATAGAGGTAAAAGAAATGAACCTGGATATATTCCTTTAGTGATAAAGAAGCTGGCAGAAGTTAAAAGATGTTCAGAGGAAGAAGTAGCCAGAGTTACTTCTGAAAATGCAGATAAGCTTTTTGGAAATGTTTACTCCTAA